A stretch of DNA from Henriciella sp. AS95:
GGCAGGCCGTGACCATGTCTTCAATGATCGCTGGGGTGCAGCGTTCGCGGCCGAATGGCAGCCGGCGGACAATTTCGAGCTGGGCTTTGATTATTATCACCTGTCGACCGACTTCCTGCCTGACTGGGGCCACCCATATGACACGGCCAAAAACGAGCCATTCAATGTCCGCAGGGACAATTTCTATGGCGTGCTTTCACGCGATGAAGGCGAAACGTTTGCGGATATCTATACCGGTCGCCTGTCCTGGGCCTTCGCCGAGAATGTGCAGTTCGACACGGTGCTTCGCTATGGCCAGTCGAAGAACAAGTACACCGCTTCGGCGCCAGAGCGTCCGGACGCTGTCGCGCGCACGGTTAGTGCCAATGCCAAACGCCGCGACGCGATCACCGATTACTGGACCAACCAGTCCTACTTCACGATCGACTTTGCGACGGGCGGTGTTGCGCACACGCTGGTGACGGGTATCGAGCTTTCGAAAGAAGAGATCCTCAACCGCCAGCGCGCCTTTACCGAATGCGCCACCCTGCCCTGCACCGGCACGGCCGCGAACCCGGTCCTCGACCTCGATAATCCCGACAATGGCATTCCATTCGGCAATGAGACGGCGGTGACCTCCCGACCGCTGATAACCACGGAAACGGCGGCGCTCTACGCTGTCGACACGATGGAATTCTCGCCGCAATGGAAGGCCTTTGTCGGGGTGCGCCTGGACGATTATTCCGCAGAAGCCACGAACATCTCAGGCCGGAGCGGACCACAGCCTGACCGCAGCGCGGATAGCCAGTTTCTCAACTGGCATGGCGGCCTGGTTTACAAGCCGGTCGAGAACGCGTCGATCTATGGCTCGGTCTCTTCTGCCAAGAACCCGCCCTGTGAGCAGCTGGATGCCTTTGCGCTGGATTATGGTGGCTGCGACGTTCGGATCACCGCGCTCGACCCCGTCGATAACCTCTCTTACGAAATCGGCGCAAAGTATAACCTGTTTGGCCATTTCGACCTGACCGGCGCGCTCTTCCTTATTGAACGTGAAGGGGTTCCGATCTCCCAGGGCCGCGGCGCTTCGGCGACCCTCGGCACGCAGGACCAGGAAGTGTCCGGCTTCGAGATCGGCATGGCTGGCAACATCACCGATGCCTGGAGCGTGTTCGGCGGCGTCACTGTGTTCGAAACGGAAATCACCGACAGCACAGATCCGTCACAGATCGGCGAAGGGTTCCCGAACGTTTCAGAGGAAAGCCTGTCGATCACGTCCCGCTACCAGATTACCGACCGCATCCATATTGGCGGCACGGCTGGCTATAATAGTGAGAAGTATGGCGGCACGCTGACGGCCGGAACGACGCAGGTGCCGGACTATTGGCGCTTCGACGTGTTCGGCGGCGTGCAGCTGACCGACACACTCAGCCTGTCCTTCAACGTGCTGAACGCAACCGATGAGCTCTACTATGATGCGCTCTACCGGTCCGGCACACCGTTCAGCTATGTCGCACCGGGGCGCTCGGCTCTGGTCACGCTGGACGTCGACTTCTAGGACATACTTATTCGGGAAGGGCGGCGCGTTCGCCCTTCCCCCCATTATCGACGGGGCACGCCATGCTGATCTGTATTCCGCAACTGCTGAGCAAGGCCCAGGTTGCCGACATTCGCACACTGATCGATGCGGCTGACTGGGTTGATGGCCGCGAGACGGCGGGCGCTCAATCGGCGAAAGCCAAGAAGAATACGCAGCTTCCAGCTGGCAGCCCGCAGGGCATCGAAGCGCAGAAGATCATCAGCGCCGAGCTTGGCAGTCATCCCCTGTTTCTGGCGGCCGCCCTTCCCCTCAAGGTTTTCCCGCCGCTTTTCAATCGCTATTCCGTCGGCGACCGGTTCGGCGCGCATGTCGACAACGCGATCCGGTCCGGACCAACAACCCGTATCCGCACAGATCTTTCAGCGACGCTGTTCCTGACGGAGGCTGAAGACTATGATGGCGGCGAGCTGCTAATCGAGACGCAGTTCGGCGCGCAGGAGGTCAAACTCGAAGCCGGCGACATGGTGCTTTATCCATCGTCCAGCCTGCACCGGGTCACAGAGGTGACGCGAGGCGCGCGGGTCTCGAGCTTCTTCTGGCTGCAAAGCATGGTCCGCGATGATGGTGAGCGCAGCCTTTTGTTCGACATGGACCAGTCAATCCAGACGCTGGCGAGCGAACGTGGCCATGAAGATGGCGAAGTCATCCGGCTCACGGGCGTCTACCACAATCTCATTCGCCGCTGGGCCGACGCCTAACCGGCCATCGCTTTCAGCGTTGCAAGGTGCGGTTCGATATCGAGGTCCTGCGCCGCGAGCCATTCCGGGCTATAATAAGTATCAAGATAGCGTTCCCCGCCATCGCAGATGAGTGTCGCGACACTGCCGGGACGGCTGGCCCGGCGCATTTCATCCATCAGATGGAGCGCAGCCCAGACATTTGTTCCGGTCGAGCCGCCGCATTTGCGGCCAAGAATATCTTCAAGCCAGTGAATGGTCGCGATGGAGGCCGCATCCGGCACCTGGACCATGCGGTCGATGACCTGCGGCTGGAAGGAGGCCTCGACGCGCGGCCGGCCGATGCCTTCGATCCTTGAGCGTGTCGCAAGGCGAAGGAACGGATCGCCTGACACGAAGTGGTCATAAAAAACGGAGTTTTCCGGATCCGCCACACATAGCTGCGTCTTGGCCGCAAGGTCCCCGCGATAGCGGATATAGCGTCCAATCGTGGCTGATGTCCCGCCGGTGCCCGCACTCATGACGACCCAGTCGGGCAGTTTATGCTCTTCCAGCTCCAGCTGCGCGAACAGGCTCTCGGCGATATTGTTATTGCCGCGCCAGTCGGTGGCGCGCTCGGCATAGGTGAACTGGTCCATATAGTGCCCGCCCAGTTCGTGCGCGGTCCGCTCGGCCTCAGCGTAAATGTCGGCGGCTTCGACGGCGCGCGTTTCACCGCCATAGAAGCGAATCTGATCAAGCTTGCTCTGCGCGGTGCCTTTTGGAACGACCGCGATGAAGCGCAGCCCCAGTATCTTTGCGAAATAGGCTTCCGACACGGCGGTCGACCCAGACGAGCTTTCGACAATGGCCGTGTCAGGGCCAATCTTTCCGTTGCACAAGCCATAGAGATAGAGTGAGCGTGCCAGGCGGTGCTTCAGGCTGCCGGAGGGGTGGATCGACTCGTCCTTGAGATAGAGTGTCTGATCTTTGAACCCGGGGAGTTCCGCCTTGATAAGATGCGTGTCGGCCGAGCGATTGAAATCAGCCTGGATCCGGCGCATGGCTTCGCACACCCAGAGGCGATCTGCGCAAATCTCATCCATCTCTGTCCTCCTCAACCGCTCTGGCCCTTGGCAGTGGCAGGAGATGCTTGACGGCGCAAGACCGTTCGACCATCACCCAGTGCCATGATTATTGCTATTGATGGCACACTTGCATCGGGCAAGGGCACAATCGCCCGGCGCATCGCCGCCTGGTTTGGCCTGCCCCATATGGATACCGGCCGCCTGTATCGGGCCACAGGCGTTGCCGCGCTCAAGGAGCAGGTCGACCTCGCCGATGGCGAACTGGTGGCGGCTGTCGCCGCCTCGCTTGATCTCAATGATTTCGAAGAGAGCGAGCTGCGCACGGCCGAGGCGGGCACCGCGGCGTCGAAAGTCGCCGTCCTTCCTGAGGTGCGGGCGGCATTGCTACAATTGCAGAGAGATTTCGCCCATCAGGAAATGGGGGCGGTTCTGGACGGCCGGGATATCGGCACTGTGGTGTGCCCTGAAGCCGAGGTGAAGCTCTGGATCGACGCTGATGTGGAGGTTCGCGCGCAGCGCCGCCATCTGGAACTGCGCAAGGCTGGCGACACGATCTCACTCGACGCCCTGACGCAGCAGCTGCGCGAACGCGACGAGCGCGATGCCAATCGCAAGGATGCCCCAATGAAGAAGGCCGCAGATGCGGTCTTGATCGACACGACTGATCTGACTATAGACGCGGCTGTGGATAAGGCACGAGCTGTGATTGAAGACGTCATGGCCCGCAACGAGTAGCCGGCTCTGAAGTTTAGCGCTTCAAATCCAAAAGCCAGCCTCCGCCCGTTCCGATCTTACCTGACAGCGTATAGACGCCGGCAATCCCGCTCGGCGCATGAACCTGCGTTCGTCAGTCATCTGGAGTAAAAATGTCAACTGAAACCATGAACCCGAGCACCGACGACTTCGCAGCAATGTTCGAAGAGAGCACCGGTGCCTCAACCCTGCAGGAAGGCCGCGTGGTCCCTGCAACCGTTATCGGCGTCGCCGGTGACTTTCTCACGCTGGACGTCGGCCTGAAGGTCGAAGGCCGCGTGCCGATGAAAGAATTCCTCCTCGAGGACGAAAAGCCAAAGGCTGGCGATATCGTCGAAGTCTATCTCGACCGTATCGAAAACCTGATGGGCGAAGCTGTTCTTTCGCGCGACAAGGCTCGCCGCGAAGAAAGCTGGATCAAGCTCGAGGACAGCCACAACAAGGACGAGCCGGTCAAAGGCGCGATCTCTGGCCGCGTCAAAGGCGGTTTCACCGTCGATCTTGGCGGCGTGAACGCCTTCCTTCCTGGCAGCCAAGTGGACATCCGTCCGGTTCGCGACGTTGGCCCGCTTATGGGCGAAGTCCAGCCATTCCAGATCCTCAAGCTCGACCGCGCCCGCGGCAACATCGTTGTCTCGCGCCGTGCGATCCTTGAAGAGAGCCGCGCCGAACAGCGTGCTGAAATCGTCGATGCAATGAATGAAGGCGATACCCGTGAGGGCGTCGTCAAGAACATCACCGATTACGGTGCGTTCGTTGATCTCGGCGGCATCGATGGCCTGCTTCACGTCACTGACATGAGCTGGAAGCGCATCAACCACCCAAGCCAGGTCGTCAATGTTGGCGACACGGTCAAAGTCCAGATCATCAAGATTAACCAGGACACCCAGCGCATCTCGCTCGGCATGAAGCAACTCGAAGCCGATCCTTGGGAAGGCGTCGAAAGCAAGTACATGGTTGGCACGCGCCTTAACGGCCAGGTCACGAACATCACCGATTACGGTGCTTTCGTTGAGCTGGAAGACGGCGTCGAAGGCCTGATCCACGTCTCCGAAATGAGCTGGACCAAGAAGAACGTCCATCCGGGCAAGATCGTCTCGACCTCTCAGGAAGTCACCGTCGAAGTTCTCGACGTCGATTCCGAGAAGCGCCGCATCTCTCTCGGCCTGAAGCAGACCCAGGACAATCCATGGTCGGCCTTCATGGCAGATCATCCGGTCGGCACCGAAGTCGAAGGCGAAGTCCGTGGCATCACGGAGTTCGGTCTGTTCATCGGTCTTGGACCGGAACTCGACGGCATGGTGCACATCAACGACATCGCATGGGACGTCCCGGGCGAGCAGGCGATTGCCAACTTCAACAAGGGCGACGTTGTCCGCGCGAAAGTGCTGGACGTCGACACCGAGAAAGAGCGTATCTCGCTCGGCATCAAGCAGCTTGCTGGTGATCCGATGTCCGATATGGCGCTTCGCCGCGGTGAAATCGTCACCTGTACGGTCTCTGAGGTCACCTCCGGTGGCATCGAAGTTTCCTTCGGCGAGCCGGCCATGACGGCCTTCATCCGCCGTTCGGACCTCTCGCGTGACCGTTCCGAGCAGCGCCCAGAGCGTTTCTCTGTCGGTGACAAGATCGACGCCAAAGTGACCCAGCTCGACACCAAGTCGCGCCGCGTCTCGGTTTCGATCAAGGCCCTGGAGATCTCCGAAGAGCAGGAAGCCGTCAAGCAGTACGGTTCTGCAGACAGCGGTGCATCGCTCGGCGATATCCTCGGTGCAGCCCTCAGCGGTGGCGAGAGCGAAGCTCCAGAAGCCGAAGAGAAGCCGAAGGCCAAGAAGACCACGGCAAAAGCCAAGAAGGCTGACGAAGCGGACGCTGAAGAAGCCGAAGCAGAGGCAGAGGTAGAGGCAGACACAGAGGAAGCCGAAAAGGCTCCGAAGAAAGCTGCCGCCAAGAAGCCCGCAGCCAAGAAAACAACCGCCAAGAAAACGACCAAGAAAAAGGACGACGACGGCGAGTAAAGGCTGAATTTTCTACACAGCGTAGAAAATTACAAAAATTCAAGACTCTATTTGGGGCGAAGACACTGGTTTTCGCCCCAAATTTCGTTTACATTCAAAGTCATGCTCAGATCGGAACTGATATCCCGCCTTGCGGTTGAGTACGCCCACCTGAAACACGACGATCTGGAGAAGATCGTCGCGGTGATTCTGGATGAGATTGCAGAAGCACTCGCCAATGGTGACCGCGTTGAATTGCGAGGCTTCGGCGCCTTCTCCGTGCGGGAGAGGAAGCCGCGCGTCGGCCGCAACCCCAGAACGGGTGAGAAGGTCATGGTGGAAGCGAAATCGGTTCCCTTCTTCCGGCCAGGCAAGGAATTGCGGGCACGCGTAAACGGCGGTGTCGACCCCGAAGCGCGGTAACACCCAGCCGGGTTATTCTCGCCGACTGCACGACCTGTACTTGTTTTATATTGACCCTAGTCGGGAAGCGAACGATTGTCGCTGCGCGGTCGGTCAGGGCCGCGACCTTGCAAGGAGGGGCAAAATGCTCAAGGAATTCAAAGAGTTTGCGGTGAAGGGCAATCTCGTCGACCTCGCCGTCGGCTTCATCCTCGGCGGAGCGTTCTCGACCATCGTCCAGTCGCTGGTCAACGACATCATGATGCCGCCGCTAGGCCTTGCGCTGGGCGGCGTGGATTTTACAGACCTGTTCGTTCCACTTGATGGTGGCACTTACGAATCACTCGCTGCAGCCACCGAAGCAGGCGCGCCGGTGATTGCATGGGGCAAGTTTGTCAATTCCTGCATCTCCTTTCTGATCATGGCGCTGGCGCTCTTCTTTGTGGTGAAGGGCATCAACAATCTCAAGCGCAAGCAGGAAGAGGCCCCGGCCGAAGCACCGCCGCCACCGCGTCAGGAAGTTCTACTGGAAGAAATTCGCAATCTACTCGCCAAGCAGTCGTAAACTTTTAACCAATCCACGCGACAAGCTCTCTTTAGTAGAGTTAGTTGCGTATGGGGCGACACCTTCCTGGTGCCGCCCCTTTATTTTTGCACATGACTCGGGCGCAAAAGCGCACCTAGGTGCCTAGTACTCGTAGATTTCCCAGTCCGTCATCTCGATCGTATAGGCCGCGTCGGCAAGATCTGACGTCTGGGTTTGCGTGCGTAGAGTGCCCTCGATCCAGACCGCCTGAGACAGATCCCTGAGCTTGATCTCCTTGTCCGTTTTCACAAACACAGTCTGGTTTGGCGGCGGCGGCGGCGCGTGCAGGCAGGCCCCATAATATGGCACCAGAAGGAATTCGCGGATGTTCGCGTCCTTGCCGTATTCGAAAGGCACCGTGTAGCCCGGCAAGCGGACTTTCATGCCGTCCATGTCCTTGACGGTGTTGAACGTTCCGATCTGGATCGCCTGGTCAGCCGAAGACCCTTCTGCGACCCCGGACCCGGAATAGAGCATCGCCATCTGGGCCTGGTACATCTCGGCGAGGCGTTCTTCTTCGCCTTCAGGCATCAGCTCTTCCCAGCCGATTTCCGTAACACCGCGCGCTGCGACAGCGTCGGCCTTGGCTTTCTCGTCAGCGCCGGCCTGCGCTATGGAGCTATCGTCGCTCGACGCCTCCGGCTCGGGGATCTTATCGCCGATCTGCGGGCCGTCACCGCTTTCAGCCTTGATCAGAATCGCATCCTTGGCTGCGTCAATGTCGGACGTGTCCGTCTGCTCCGGGATCGCTGGATCTGGCAGATCATCCTGGGGACCGCCGCAGCCGGCGAGAGCGAGTAGGCCAAATGCGCTGGCGCTGAAAAATAGAGTTTTCATACAGTCCATTTAAGGCGTCTACCGTCCTGCATCCATGTCTTTTTCACAAACGTGTCTAAACCTTCACGGTCAACCCATCAGCCAGGGACCGCCGAAGGGCCGTCACAGCGGGTATGACACCGATCAGAGTGGCCGCGCCGGTGACGGCGAGAATGGTCCAGAGGTCAATCATCGCCAGACCCAGGCCTTGAAGCTGCACACCGTAGCTGGAGGAGAGGACGGGTCCCAGCATCAGCAGGCCAAGCTGTACGACGACAACACCGAACACCGCGCCGATAAAGCCGAGAAGCGCCGCTTCAGCGACCATCAAAAAGAAGATATGTCCCGGTCTCGCGCCGGTCGCGCGCAGGATCGACATTTCGCGGCGGCGCTCATTGAGGCTGGTCAGAATACTGATCAGGACAGAGACTAGACCGACAGCGATCACGAAGATCGACACAGCAATCAGAGCGCGCTCAACCACGCCTGTGACCTGCCACAACTCACCGAGCGCTACGCCGGGAATGATCGCCAGCAAAGGCTCGCCAGCCTGGGTGTTCAGGGCCCGCTGGGTTGAGAGGATGGATCCGCGCCGCTCAAGGCCAAGGAAGACCGCCGTGATCGTCTTCGGCGTCAGGTCGAAACTACGGATCATGTCTTCGGTGATGGTATCGGCGAGCGGGCTCTTGGTACCCGATTCCCAGCCGACATGGATCGCGGTCATGCCCTCCAGCGGAATATGAATGGTCTGGTCCACAGGCGTGCCGGTCGGCGCCAGAATACCGGTAACAATGAAGGGTTTGTCGTCATGGTCGGTCAGCCCGCCCGCACCGAGACCGTGGGTGAGCACAATCTCGCTGCCAAGCCCATA
This window harbors:
- a CDS encoding TonB-dependent siderophore receptor; translation: MSSAIRKPKSLRMQAAVYSAAALTAALPATAREPEAELRNDTVVVTGQDADTNPYADPEAPYRAIKSASGLLTEDLLDTPKTISVLTDETLKDLGANSFREVFRQQPGITLGTGEGGNAFGDRIFIRGYDARNDVYVDGVRDPGVGSRETFAVQQIEILKGPSSTFGGRGTTGGAVSLVSKRPGEGDWGDAEFTLGSDDTRRATIDLNEQVTDTFAVRFNGMLHESGVAGRDHVFNDRWGAAFAAEWQPADNFELGFDYYHLSTDFLPDWGHPYDTAKNEPFNVRRDNFYGVLSRDEGETFADIYTGRLSWAFAENVQFDTVLRYGQSKNKYTASAPERPDAVARTVSANAKRRDAITDYWTNQSYFTIDFATGGVAHTLVTGIELSKEEILNRQRAFTECATLPCTGTAANPVLDLDNPDNGIPFGNETAVTSRPLITTETAALYAVDTMEFSPQWKAFVGVRLDDYSAEATNISGRSGPQPDRSADSQFLNWHGGLVYKPVENASIYGSVSSAKNPPCEQLDAFALDYGGCDVRITALDPVDNLSYEIGAKYNLFGHFDLTGALFLIEREGVPISQGRGASATLGTQDQEVSGFEIGMAGNITDAWSVFGGVTVFETEITDSTDPSQIGEGFPNVSEESLSITSRYQITDRIHIGGTAGYNSEKYGGTLTAGTTQVPDYWRFDVFGGVQLTDTLSLSFNVLNATDELYYDALYRSGTPFSYVAPGRSALVTLDVDF
- a CDS encoding Fe2+-dependent dioxygenase gives rise to the protein MLICIPQLLSKAQVADIRTLIDAADWVDGRETAGAQSAKAKKNTQLPAGSPQGIEAQKIISAELGSHPLFLAAALPLKVFPPLFNRYSVGDRFGAHVDNAIRSGPTTRIRTDLSATLFLTEAEDYDGGELLIETQFGAQEVKLEAGDMVLYPSSSLHRVTEVTRGARVSSFFWLQSMVRDDGERSLLFDMDQSIQTLASERGHEDGEVIRLTGVYHNLIRRWADA
- a CDS encoding PLP-dependent cysteine synthase family protein: MDEICADRLWVCEAMRRIQADFNRSADTHLIKAELPGFKDQTLYLKDESIHPSGSLKHRLARSLYLYGLCNGKIGPDTAIVESSSGSTAVSEAYFAKILGLRFIAVVPKGTAQSKLDQIRFYGGETRAVEAADIYAEAERTAHELGGHYMDQFTYAERATDWRGNNNIAESLFAQLELEEHKLPDWVVMSAGTGGTSATIGRYIRYRGDLAAKTQLCVADPENSVFYDHFVSGDPFLRLATRSRIEGIGRPRVEASFQPQVIDRMVQVPDAASIATIHWLEDILGRKCGGSTGTNVWAALHLMDEMRRASRPGSVATLICDGGERYLDTYYSPEWLAAQDLDIEPHLATLKAMAG
- the cmk gene encoding (d)CMP kinase, whose product is MIIAIDGTLASGKGTIARRIAAWFGLPHMDTGRLYRATGVAALKEQVDLADGELVAAVAASLDLNDFEESELRTAEAGTAASKVAVLPEVRAALLQLQRDFAHQEMGAVLDGRDIGTVVCPEAEVKLWIDADVEVRAQRRHLELRKAGDTISLDALTQQLRERDERDANRKDAPMKKAADAVLIDTTDLTIDAAVDKARAVIEDVMARNE
- the rpsA gene encoding 30S ribosomal protein S1, translated to MSTETMNPSTDDFAAMFEESTGASTLQEGRVVPATVIGVAGDFLTLDVGLKVEGRVPMKEFLLEDEKPKAGDIVEVYLDRIENLMGEAVLSRDKARREESWIKLEDSHNKDEPVKGAISGRVKGGFTVDLGGVNAFLPGSQVDIRPVRDVGPLMGEVQPFQILKLDRARGNIVVSRRAILEESRAEQRAEIVDAMNEGDTREGVVKNITDYGAFVDLGGIDGLLHVTDMSWKRINHPSQVVNVGDTVKVQIIKINQDTQRISLGMKQLEADPWEGVESKYMVGTRLNGQVTNITDYGAFVELEDGVEGLIHVSEMSWTKKNVHPGKIVSTSQEVTVEVLDVDSEKRRISLGLKQTQDNPWSAFMADHPVGTEVEGEVRGITEFGLFIGLGPELDGMVHINDIAWDVPGEQAIANFNKGDVVRAKVLDVDTEKERISLGIKQLAGDPMSDMALRRGEIVTCTVSEVTSGGIEVSFGEPAMTAFIRRSDLSRDRSEQRPERFSVGDKIDAKVTQLDTKSRRVSVSIKALEISEEQEAVKQYGSADSGASLGDILGAALSGGESEAPEAEEKPKAKKTTAKAKKADEADAEEAEAEAEVEADTEEAEKAPKKAAAKKPAAKKTTAKKTTKKKDDDGE
- a CDS encoding integration host factor subunit beta; translated protein: MLRSELISRLAVEYAHLKHDDLEKIVAVILDEIAEALANGDRVELRGFGAFSVRERKPRVGRNPRTGEKVMVEAKSVPFFRPGKELRARVNGGVDPEAR
- the mscL gene encoding large conductance mechanosensitive channel protein MscL, producing the protein MLKEFKEFAVKGNLVDLAVGFILGGAFSTIVQSLVNDIMMPPLGLALGGVDFTDLFVPLDGGTYESLAAATEAGAPVIAWGKFVNSCISFLIMALALFFVVKGINNLKRKQEEAPAEAPPPPRQEVLLEEIRNLLAKQS
- a CDS encoding DUF3299 domain-containing protein, coding for MKTLFFSASAFGLLALAGCGGPQDDLPDPAIPEQTDTSDIDAAKDAILIKAESGDGPQIGDKIPEPEASSDDSSIAQAGADEKAKADAVAARGVTEIGWEELMPEGEEERLAEMYQAQMAMLYSGSGVAEGSSADQAIQIGTFNTVKDMDGMKVRLPGYTVPFEYGKDANIREFLLVPYYGACLHAPPPPPNQTVFVKTDKEIKLRDLSQAVWIEGTLRTQTQTSDLADAAYTIEMTDWEIYEY
- a CDS encoding FtsX-like permease family protein gives rise to the protein MSGGSILGLAWRSLMNRKGSALLTILAVALSVALFLGVDKARNGARAGFDNTISGTDLIVGAPTGQINLLLYSVFRLGNATAEISWPTYQEIANRSDVAWTIPVSLGDSHRGFRVMGTNDAYFTHYKYGNGTALEVAEGRKFDDIYQAVLGAGVARELGYGLGSEIVLTHGLGAGGLTDHDDKPFIVTGILAPTGTPVDQTIHIPLEGMTAIHVGWESGTKSPLADTITEDMIRSFDLTPKTITAVFLGLERRGSILSTQRALNTQAGEPLLAIIPGVALGELWQVTGVVERALIAVSIFVIAVGLVSVLISILTSLNERRREMSILRATGARPGHIFFLMVAEAALLGFIGAVFGVVVVQLGLLMLGPVLSSSYGVQLQGLGLAMIDLWTILAVTGAATLIGVIPAVTALRRSLADGLTVKV